In one Neobacillus sp. CF12 genomic region, the following are encoded:
- the thrS gene encoding threonine--tRNA ligase, whose translation MSDVVKISFPDGAVKEFPRGTTTEDIAASISPGLKKKAIAGKWNGQLFDLRRPVIEDGSIEIVVPESKEALEILRHSTAHLMAQAIKRLYGKEVNLGVGPVIEGGFYYDIDLEESITPEDLPKIEKEMAKIVNENIEIVRKEVSRAEAVQFFKAEGDPYKLELIEAIPDEETVTIYEQGEFADLCRGVHVPSTGKIKEFKLLSIAGAYWRGDSKNKMLQRIYGTAFFKKEDLKEHLRLLEEAKERDHRKIGKELNLFTSSQLVGQGLPLWLPKGATIRRVVERYIVDKEQRLGYDHVYTPIMGSVDLYKTSGHWDHYQEDMFPIMDMDNEQLVLRPMNCPHHMMVYKNAIHSYRELPIRIAELGTMHRYEMSGALSGLQRVRGMTLNDAHIFVRPDQIKDEFKRVVNLVLEVYKDFNINDYSFRLSYRDPQDTEKYFDDDAMWEKAQSMLKEAMDDLGLDYYEAEGEAAFYGPKLDVQVKTALGKEETLSTVQLDFLLPERFDLNYVGEDGKQHRPVVIHRGVVSTMERFVAFLIEEYKGAFPTWLAPVQVQVIPVSPEAHFDFAKQVQEQLQNEGFRVELDGRNEKIGYKIREAQMQKIPYMLVVGDKEVEENAVNVRKYGEQKSATEPFGQFLESLKAEVKRG comes from the coding sequence ATGTCAGACGTTGTTAAGATTTCGTTTCCAGATGGAGCAGTAAAGGAGTTCCCTCGTGGAACAACAACGGAAGATATTGCCGCTTCCATCTCCCCGGGACTGAAGAAAAAAGCAATTGCCGGGAAATGGAATGGACAATTATTTGATCTTCGCCGTCCAGTCATAGAAGACGGTTCCATAGAAATCGTTGTACCAGAATCAAAGGAAGCCTTGGAGATATTACGTCATAGTACTGCCCACTTAATGGCACAAGCGATTAAAAGACTTTATGGAAAAGAAGTAAATCTTGGAGTAGGACCAGTTATCGAAGGTGGCTTTTATTATGATATCGACCTTGAAGAATCAATCACTCCAGAGGACCTTCCAAAAATAGAAAAAGAAATGGCGAAAATCGTCAACGAAAACATTGAAATCGTCCGTAAAGAAGTAAGCCGTGCCGAAGCAGTGCAGTTCTTCAAAGCTGAGGGTGATCCTTACAAGCTGGAACTAATTGAGGCGATTCCGGATGAGGAAACAGTAACAATCTACGAACAAGGTGAGTTTGCAGACCTGTGCCGTGGTGTTCATGTTCCTTCAACTGGAAAAATAAAAGAGTTCAAATTGTTAAGCATCGCAGGAGCTTACTGGCGTGGAGATAGCAAAAACAAAATGCTTCAGCGTATTTATGGTACAGCTTTCTTCAAGAAAGAGGATTTGAAGGAGCACCTTCGCTTACTAGAAGAAGCGAAAGAGCGGGATCATCGAAAGATTGGAAAAGAGTTAAACCTATTTACTAGCTCACAATTAGTTGGTCAGGGGCTGCCATTATGGCTTCCAAAAGGTGCAACAATTCGCCGAGTTGTTGAAAGATATATCGTTGATAAAGAGCAGCGTCTTGGCTATGACCACGTTTATACTCCAATCATGGGAAGCGTTGATTTATACAAAACTTCCGGTCATTGGGATCATTACCAGGAAGATATGTTCCCGATAATGGATATGGATAACGAGCAATTGGTTCTTCGTCCAATGAACTGTCCACACCACATGATGGTATACAAGAATGCGATTCACAGCTATCGTGAACTTCCAATCCGGATTGCTGAACTTGGAACGATGCACCGTTATGAAATGTCTGGTGCTTTATCAGGTTTACAGCGTGTTCGTGGAATGACTTTAAATGATGCACATATATTTGTTCGACCAGACCAAATCAAAGACGAATTTAAACGGGTTGTTAATCTTGTATTAGAAGTATACAAAGATTTCAACATTAATGACTATTCCTTCCGTCTGTCCTACCGTGATCCACAAGATACTGAAAAGTATTTCGATGATGACGCAATGTGGGAAAAAGCGCAAAGTATGCTGAAGGAAGCAATGGATGACCTCGGTCTGGATTATTATGAAGCTGAAGGGGAAGCTGCTTTCTACGGTCCAAAGCTTGATGTTCAAGTTAAGACTGCATTAGGTAAAGAGGAAACTCTATCTACAGTTCAATTAGACTTCTTGCTCCCTGAACGTTTTGATTTAAATTATGTTGGTGAAGATGGCAAGCAGCACCGCCCAGTTGTTATCCACCGTGGAGTCGTTTCAACAATGGAACGCTTTGTAGCCTTCTTAATTGAAGAATACAAAGGGGCATTCCCAACTTGGTTAGCTCCCGTCCAAGTACAGGTGATACCTGTTTCACCAGAAGCACACTTTGATTTTGCGAAACAGGTACAGGAGCAGCTTCAAAATGAAGGCTTCCGCGTTGAATTAGATGGCCGTAATGAAAAAATTGGCTACAAAATCAGAGAAGCACAAATGCAAAAAATCCCATATATGCTCGTTGTCGGCGAC